Proteins encoded together in one Catellatospora citrea window:
- a CDS encoding elongation factor G-like protein EF-G2, with the protein MARGDKEKVSQAPAQVAEQPSDVRNVVVVGHAGSGKTTLVEALLAATQTISRAGTVTEGTTVTDHDPAAVKQQRSVALACAPLTHQGVKVNLLDTPGYADFVGELRAGLRAADAALFVVSAWDGMDAATATLWEECAAVGMPRAVAITRLDHPRADFDEALALCQRVFGEEVQPLYLPMHGDDGQSVEGLIGLISQQVYDYSNGYPPQVRQPDAEHLPAIEESRGELIEGIIAESEDETLMDRYLAGEVIDAQVLIDDLEKAVARGHFHPAVPVCAETGVGLDALLELLTRAFPTPLEHPLPAVTAIDGSPRDALECDPNGPLVAEVVKTTIDPYVGRVSLVRVFSGTLRPDTPVHISGHGLAERGHPDHDADERVLHVYSPLGANLREVNMCVAGDICAVTKSTAAETGDTISGKDRPLLMAPWQMPEPLLPVAVVPKTRSDEDALAKNLAKLVAGDPTLRLERNPETHQLVLWCMGEAHADVVLDRLRAGGVELSTEPAKVALREAFAAPAAGQGRHVKQSGGHGQYAVCSIQLEPLPRGTGIEFVDKIVGGAIPHNYIPSVEKGVRAQAEKGIVAGYPVVDFRVTLVDGKAHSVDSSDAAFQTAGSMALKDAAEKAQITLLEPVDEVVITVPDSAVGAVMSDLSGRRGRVLGSESDPGGADRTQVRAEVPAVELLRYLVDLRSMTAGAGTFTREFARYEPMPGHLADQARKEHTPTR; encoded by the coding sequence ATGGCGCGCGGCGACAAGGAGAAGGTCTCACAGGCTCCGGCGCAGGTCGCCGAGCAGCCGTCAGACGTGCGCAACGTGGTGGTGGTGGGGCACGCCGGCAGCGGTAAGACGACGCTGGTCGAGGCGCTGCTCGCGGCCACGCAGACGATCAGCCGGGCGGGCACGGTCACCGAGGGCACCACGGTCACCGACCACGACCCGGCCGCGGTCAAGCAGCAGCGCTCCGTCGCGCTGGCCTGCGCCCCGCTCACCCACCAGGGCGTGAAGGTCAACCTGCTGGACACCCCCGGCTACGCCGACTTCGTGGGCGAGCTGCGGGCGGGCCTGCGCGCCGCCGACGCGGCCCTGTTCGTGGTCAGCGCCTGGGACGGCATGGACGCCGCCACGGCCACCCTCTGGGAGGAGTGCGCCGCCGTCGGCATGCCGCGCGCCGTGGCGATCACCCGGCTGGACCACCCGAGGGCCGACTTCGACGAGGCCCTCGCCCTGTGCCAGCGGGTCTTCGGCGAGGAGGTGCAGCCGCTGTACCTGCCCATGCACGGCGACGACGGCCAGTCCGTGGAGGGCCTGATCGGCCTGATCTCGCAGCAGGTGTACGACTACTCGAACGGCTACCCGCCCCAGGTGCGCCAGCCCGACGCCGAGCACCTGCCCGCGATCGAGGAGTCCCGCGGCGAGCTGATCGAGGGCATCATCGCCGAGAGCGAGGACGAGACCCTGATGGACCGGTACCTCGCCGGCGAGGTCATCGACGCCCAGGTGCTCATCGACGACCTGGAGAAGGCCGTCGCCCGCGGCCACTTCCACCCGGCGGTGCCGGTGTGCGCGGAGACCGGCGTCGGCCTGGACGCGCTGCTGGAGCTGCTGACCCGGGCCTTCCCGACCCCGCTGGAGCACCCGCTGCCCGCGGTCACCGCCATCGACGGCTCGCCCCGCGACGCGCTGGAGTGCGACCCGAACGGGCCGCTGGTGGCCGAGGTCGTCAAGACCACCATCGACCCGTACGTGGGCCGGGTCAGCCTGGTCCGGGTGTTCTCCGGCACGCTGCGCCCGGACACCCCGGTGCACATCAGCGGCCACGGCCTCGCCGAGCGCGGGCACCCCGACCACGACGCCGACGAGCGCGTCCTGCACGTCTACTCCCCGCTCGGCGCGAACTTGCGCGAGGTGAACATGTGCGTGGCCGGCGACATCTGCGCGGTCACCAAGTCGACCGCCGCGGAGACCGGCGACACCATCTCCGGCAAGGACAGGCCGCTGCTGATGGCCCCGTGGCAGATGCCCGAGCCGCTGCTGCCGGTCGCCGTGGTGCCCAAGACCCGCTCCGACGAGGACGCGCTGGCCAAGAACCTGGCCAAGCTGGTCGCGGGCGACCCGACGCTGCGCCTGGAGCGCAACCCGGAGACCCACCAGCTGGTGCTGTGGTGCATGGGCGAGGCGCACGCCGATGTGGTGCTGGACCGGCTGCGGGCGGGCGGCGTCGAGCTGTCCACCGAGCCCGCGAAGGTCGCCCTGCGCGAGGCGTTCGCCGCCCCCGCCGCCGGGCAGGGCCGCCACGTCAAGCAGTCCGGCGGGCACGGCCAGTACGCCGTCTGCTCGATCCAGCTGGAGCCGCTGCCGCGCGGCACGGGCATCGAGTTCGTCGACAAGATCGTCGGTGGGGCGATCCCGCACAACTACATCCCCAGCGTCGAGAAGGGGGTACGCGCGCAGGCCGAGAAGGGCATCGTGGCCGGCTACCCCGTGGTCGACTTCCGGGTGACCCTGGTCGACGGCAAGGCGCACAGCGTCGACTCCTCCGACGCGGCGTTCCAGACCGCGGGCAGCATGGCCCTGAAGGACGCCGCCGAGAAGGCGCAGATCACCCTGCTGGAGCCGGTCGACGAGGTGGTCATCACGGTGCCCGACTCGGCGGTCGGCGCGGTGATGAGCGACCTGTCCGGCCGGCGCGGCCGGGTGCTGGGCTCCGAGTCCGACCCGGGCGGCGCCGACCGCACCCAGGTCCGCGCCGAGGTGCCCGCCGTCGAACTGCTGCGTTACCTGGTGGACCTGCGCTCGATGACGGCCGGCGCGGGCACCTTCACCCGCGAGTTCGCCCGCTACGAGCCGATGCCCGGCCACCTCGCCGACCAGGCCCGCAAGGAACACACCCCCACCCGCTGA